A region of Streptomyces sp. NBC_01264 DNA encodes the following proteins:
- the mgtA gene encoding magnesium-translocating P-type ATPase, with protein MTMLTPRTPTKLAPPGRARPERKAAELEARTRIVGERLAEVSARPGVQVLQEVDASRNGLTHTEAALRLERHGSNVVAQEPAPRWYVQLAKAYANPFIAVLVFLAAVMYWQEPGDPGVVILSVMVGISGLLRFWQEYRSGRAADALKQLVTTTCAVQRRAGSGSGPTTFEIPMDQVVPGDMVKLGAGDLIPADLRIITAKDLMVSQAALSGESLPVAKADTRTDDLGQSETTDPVEADNLCLMGTSVTSGTATGLVVATGSDTYFGSMAGSLVGERPETNFDTGVRKVSFLLIRFMLVMVPVVFMINGFTKGDWEAAFLLGVAVAVCLTPEMLPMVVSANLARGAVAMSKRKVVVKRLNAIQNLGAMDVLCTDKTGTLTEDRIVLDRYLDVHGDEDNEVLEYGYLNAHFQTGLKNLMDQAVIDRVGEAEEVVVDARFSMVDEIPFDFARRRMSVVLNRNSIVGGSGRPEHVMITKGAVEEVLALCTHMTDRGRKVELTEQLRWHVSRIAEDNNRQGLRVLAVATRTMHTPRDTYAVADEDQLTLVGFLAFLDPPKADAARALQGLADKGIAVKVVTGDNELVAARVCADVGLTVGHVVGGTEIDGLDDAQLRALAARTTVFAKVNPVQKARIVRALQADGHTVGFLGDGINDAAALRDADVGISVDTAVDIAKESADIILLEKDLTVLEQGVIQGRTTFGNTIKYIKMTASSNFGNVFSVLVASAFIPFQPMLAIMLLVQNLVYDIAQLATPWDRMDEEYLRKPRNWDAKGIGRFMVCIGPISSVFDIAMFVIMWNVFAANSIEHQALFQSGWFVEGLLSQTLVVHMIRTRKIPFIQSRASWPVMVMTVLAVLTGLFLPFSPLAASLGFVPLPASYFPWLIGVLLAYCTLTQLLKTVYIRRFGTWL; from the coding sequence ATGACCATGCTCACCCCCCGTACCCCCACGAAGCTCGCACCCCCGGGCCGGGCCCGCCCCGAGCGCAAGGCCGCCGAGCTGGAGGCCCGTACCCGGATCGTCGGCGAACGGCTCGCCGAGGTCAGCGCCCGCCCGGGCGTCCAGGTCCTGCAGGAGGTGGACGCCTCCCGCAACGGCCTCACCCACACCGAGGCCGCGCTGCGCCTGGAGCGCCACGGCTCCAACGTCGTCGCCCAGGAGCCCGCCCCGCGCTGGTACGTCCAGCTCGCGAAGGCGTACGCCAACCCCTTCATCGCCGTCCTGGTCTTCCTCGCGGCCGTCATGTACTGGCAGGAGCCCGGCGACCCGGGCGTCGTCATCCTCTCGGTGATGGTCGGGATCAGCGGCCTGCTCCGCTTCTGGCAGGAGTACCGCTCGGGCCGCGCGGCCGACGCCCTCAAGCAGCTGGTCACCACCACCTGCGCGGTGCAGCGCCGGGCCGGCAGCGGCTCCGGGCCCACCACCTTCGAGATCCCGATGGACCAGGTGGTCCCGGGCGACATGGTCAAGCTGGGCGCCGGCGACCTGATCCCGGCCGACCTGCGGATCATCACCGCCAAGGACCTGATGGTCAGCCAGGCCGCCCTGTCCGGGGAGTCCCTGCCGGTCGCCAAGGCCGACACCCGCACGGACGACCTCGGCCAGAGCGAGACCACCGACCCCGTCGAGGCGGACAACCTCTGCCTGATGGGCACCTCGGTGACCTCCGGCACCGCCACCGGACTCGTCGTCGCCACCGGCTCCGACACCTACTTCGGTTCGATGGCGGGCTCCCTGGTCGGCGAGCGTCCCGAGACCAACTTCGACACCGGGGTGCGCAAGGTCAGCTTCCTGCTGATCCGCTTCATGCTGGTGATGGTCCCCGTCGTCTTCATGATCAACGGCTTCACCAAGGGCGACTGGGAGGCCGCCTTCCTCCTCGGCGTCGCCGTGGCGGTCTGCCTGACCCCCGAGATGCTGCCGATGGTCGTCTCCGCCAACCTGGCGCGCGGCGCGGTGGCCATGTCCAAGCGCAAGGTGGTCGTCAAGCGGCTCAACGCCATCCAGAACCTGGGCGCGATGGACGTGCTCTGCACGGACAAGACCGGCACCCTCACCGAGGACCGGATCGTCCTGGACCGCTACCTCGACGTGCACGGCGACGAGGACAACGAGGTCCTGGAGTACGGCTACCTCAACGCGCACTTCCAGACCGGCCTGAAGAACCTGATGGACCAGGCGGTCATCGACCGCGTGGGCGAGGCCGAGGAGGTTGTCGTCGACGCACGCTTCTCGATGGTCGACGAGATCCCCTTCGACTTCGCCCGGCGCCGGATGTCCGTGGTCCTGAACCGCAACAGCATCGTGGGCGGCTCCGGCCGGCCCGAGCACGTCATGATCACCAAAGGCGCCGTCGAGGAAGTCCTCGCCCTGTGCACCCACATGACGGACCGCGGGCGGAAGGTCGAACTGACCGAACAGCTCCGGTGGCACGTCTCGCGCATCGCCGAGGACAACAACCGCCAGGGCCTGCGCGTCCTCGCCGTCGCCACCCGCACGATGCACACGCCGCGCGACACCTACGCGGTGGCCGACGAGGACCAGCTGACCCTGGTCGGTTTCCTCGCCTTCCTCGACCCGCCGAAGGCCGACGCCGCCCGGGCCCTGCAGGGCCTGGCCGACAAGGGCATCGCGGTCAAGGTCGTCACCGGCGACAACGAGCTCGTCGCCGCCCGGGTCTGCGCCGATGTCGGCCTCACGGTCGGCCACGTGGTGGGCGGCACCGAGATCGACGGCCTCGACGACGCGCAGCTGCGCGCGCTGGCCGCCCGTACGACGGTCTTCGCCAAGGTCAACCCGGTCCAGAAGGCCCGGATCGTACGGGCCCTGCAGGCCGACGGCCACACGGTCGGCTTCCTCGGGGACGGCATCAACGACGCGGCCGCGCTGCGCGACGCGGACGTCGGCATCTCGGTGGACACCGCCGTGGACATCGCCAAGGAATCGGCCGACATCATCCTGCTGGAAAAGGACCTGACCGTCCTGGAGCAGGGCGTGATCCAGGGCCGGACCACCTTCGGCAACACGATCAAGTACATCAAGATGACGGCCAGTTCCAACTTCGGCAACGTCTTCTCGGTGCTGGTGGCGAGCGCCTTCATCCCCTTCCAGCCGATGCTGGCGATCATGCTGCTGGTGCAGAACCTGGTCTACGACATCGCCCAGCTGGCCACGCCCTGGGACCGGATGGACGAGGAGTACCTGAGGAAGCCGCGCAACTGGGACGCCAAGGGCATCGGCCGCTTCATGGTCTGCATCGGCCCGATCAGCTCCGTCTTCGACATCGCGATGTTCGTGATCATGTGGAACGTGTTCGCCGCCAACAGCATCGAGCACCAGGCGCTCTTCCAGTCCGGCTGGTTCGTCGAGGGCCTGCTCTCGCAGACCCTGGTCGTCCACATGATCCGTACCCGCAAGATCCCCTTCATCCAGTCCCGCGCCTCCTGGCCGGTGATGGTGATGACCGTCCTCGCGGTGCTGACCGGGCTCTTCCTGCCCTTCTCGCCGCTGGCCGCCTCGCTGGGCTTCGTACCCCTGCCGGCGAGCTACTTCCCGTGGCTGATCGGCGTGCTGCTGGCGTACTGCACGCTCACGCAGCTGCTGAAGACCGTATACATCCGCAGGTTCGGCACCTGGCTCTGA
- the acnA gene encoding aconitate hydratase AcnA has product MKETVVSANSFDARSTLQVGDESYEIFKLDKVEGSARLPYSLKVLLENLLRTEDGANITADHIRSLGNWDSQAQPSEEIQFTPARVIMQDFTGVPCVVDLATMREAVKALGGDPAKINPLSPAEMVIDHSVIADKFGTADAFAQNVELEYGRNKERYQFLRWGQTAFDDFKVVPPGTGIVHQVNIEHLARTVMVRNGQAYPDTLVGTDSHTTMVNGLGVLGWGVGGIEAEAAMLGQPVSMLIPRVVGFKLTGELPTGTTATDLVLTITEMLRKHGVVGKFVEFYGEGVAATSLANRATIGNMSPEFGSTAAIFPIDEETLKYLRLTGRDAQQVALVEAYAKAQGLWLDPAAEPDFSEKLELDLSTVVPSIAGPKRPQDRIVLANASQQFAVDVRNYVSDDEESGKESFPASDSPASSNGVPTKPTPVTLADGTSFEIDHGAVTVAAITSCTNTSNPYVMVAAALVAKKAVEKGLTRKPWVKTTLAPGSKVVTDYFDKAGLTPYLDKMGFNLVGYGCTTCIGNSGPLEEEISKAINDADLAVTSVLSGNRNFEGRINPDVKMNYLASPPLVVAYAIAGSMKVDITKDAIGVDQEGKPVFLKDIWPSEAEVNDVVANAIGEDMFSKSYQDVFAGDAQWQALSIPTGNTFEWDPQSTYVRKPPYFEGMTMETTPVSDIAGARVLAKLGDSVTTDHISPAGAIKADTPAGKYLTEHGVERRDFNSYGSRRGNHEVMIRGTFANIRLRNQIAAGTEGGFTRDFTVEGAPVSFIYDASQNYQAAGIPLVILAGKEYGSGSSRDWAAKGTALLGVKAVIAESYERIHRSNLIGMGVLPLQYPEGVTAASLGLTGEESFSFAGVEELNNGTTPRTVKVTTDTGVEFDAVVRIDTPGEADYYRNGGIMQYVLRNLIRG; this is encoded by the coding sequence ATGAAGGAGACTGTCGTGTCGGCGAACAGCTTCGACGCCCGCAGCACGCTGCAGGTGGGCGACGAGTCGTACGAGATCTTCAAGCTGGACAAGGTCGAGGGCTCCGCCCGCCTTCCCTACAGCCTGAAGGTCCTGCTGGAGAACCTGCTCCGTACCGAGGACGGCGCGAACATCACCGCCGACCACATCCGGTCGCTCGGAAACTGGGACTCGCAGGCCCAGCCCAGCGAGGAGATCCAGTTCACGCCGGCCCGCGTGATCATGCAGGACTTCACCGGCGTCCCCTGCGTCGTGGACCTCGCCACCATGCGCGAGGCCGTGAAGGCCCTCGGTGGCGACCCGGCCAAGATCAACCCGCTCTCGCCCGCCGAGATGGTCATCGACCACTCGGTCATCGCCGACAAGTTCGGCACGGCCGACGCGTTCGCCCAGAACGTCGAGCTGGAGTACGGCCGCAACAAGGAGCGCTACCAGTTCCTGCGCTGGGGCCAGACCGCCTTCGACGACTTCAAGGTCGTCCCCCCGGGCACCGGCATCGTCCACCAGGTCAACATCGAGCACCTGGCCCGTACGGTCATGGTCCGTAACGGCCAGGCGTACCCCGACACCCTCGTCGGCACCGACTCGCACACCACCATGGTCAACGGCCTGGGCGTGCTGGGCTGGGGCGTCGGCGGCATCGAGGCCGAGGCCGCGATGCTCGGTCAGCCGGTCTCCATGCTGATCCCGCGCGTCGTGGGCTTCAAGCTGACCGGCGAGCTGCCCACCGGCACCACCGCCACCGACCTCGTGCTCACGATCACCGAGATGCTGCGCAAGCACGGCGTCGTCGGCAAGTTCGTCGAGTTCTACGGTGAGGGCGTCGCCGCCACCTCCCTGGCGAACCGCGCCACCATCGGCAACATGTCGCCGGAGTTCGGCTCCACGGCCGCGATCTTCCCGATCGACGAGGAGACGCTGAAGTACCTGCGTCTGACCGGCCGCGACGCCCAGCAGGTCGCGCTCGTCGAGGCGTACGCCAAGGCCCAGGGCCTGTGGCTGGACCCGGCCGCTGAGCCGGACTTCTCCGAGAAGCTGGAGCTCGACCTCTCCACGGTCGTCCCCTCCATCGCCGGCCCCAAGCGCCCGCAGGACCGCATCGTCCTCGCGAACGCCTCGCAGCAGTTCGCCGTGGACGTGCGCAACTACGTCTCCGACGACGAGGAGTCCGGCAAGGAGTCCTTCCCGGCGTCCGACTCCCCGGCCTCCTCCAACGGTGTGCCCACCAAGCCCACCCCGGTGACCCTGGCCGACGGCACCTCCTTCGAGATCGACCACGGCGCCGTCACCGTCGCCGCGATCACCTCGTGCACCAACACCTCGAACCCCTACGTCATGGTCGCCGCGGCGCTCGTGGCGAAGAAGGCCGTCGAGAAGGGCCTGACCCGCAAGCCGTGGGTCAAGACCACCCTGGCCCCGGGCTCGAAGGTCGTCACCGACTACTTCGACAAGGCCGGCCTGACCCCGTACCTCGACAAGATGGGCTTCAACCTCGTCGGGTACGGCTGCACCACCTGCATCGGCAACTCGGGTCCGCTGGAGGAGGAGATCTCCAAGGCGATCAACGACGCCGACCTCGCGGTCACCTCGGTCCTCTCGGGCAACCGCAACTTCGAGGGCCGCATCAACCCCGACGTCAAGATGAACTACCTGGCCTCCCCGCCGCTCGTCGTCGCGTACGCCATCGCGGGCTCCATGAAGGTGGACATCACCAAGGACGCCATCGGCGTCGACCAGGAGGGCAAGCCGGTCTTCCTGAAGGACATCTGGCCCTCCGAGGCCGAGGTCAACGACGTCGTCGCGAACGCGATCGGCGAAGACATGTTCAGCAAGTCCTACCAGGACGTCTTCGCGGGCGACGCCCAGTGGCAGGCGCTGTCGATCCCGACGGGCAACACCTTCGAGTGGGACCCGCAGTCCACCTACGTGCGCAAGCCCCCCTACTTCGAGGGCATGACGATGGAGACCACCCCGGTCTCCGACATCGCCGGCGCCCGTGTGCTGGCGAAGCTGGGCGACTCGGTCACCACCGACCACATCTCCCCGGCCGGCGCCATCAAGGCCGACACCCCGGCCGGCAAGTACCTCACGGAGCACGGCGTCGAGCGCCGCGACTTCAACTCGTACGGTTCCCGCCGCGGCAACCACGAGGTCATGATCCGCGGTACGTTCGCCAACATTCGCCTCCGCAACCAGATCGCGGCGGGCACCGAGGGCGGCTTCACCCGCGACTTCACCGTCGAGGGCGCGCCGGTCTCCTTCATCTACGACGCCTCGCAGAACTACCAGGCCGCCGGCATCCCGCTGGTCATCCTGGCGGGCAAGGAGTACGGCTCCGGCTCCTCGCGCGACTGGGCCGCCAAGGGCACCGCGCTGCTCGGCGTCAAGGCCGTCATCGCCGAGTCCTACGAGCGCATCCACCGCTCCAACCTGATCGGCATGGGCGTCCTGCCCCTGCAGTACCCCGAGGGCGTCACGGCGGCCTCCCTGGGTCTCACCGGCGAGGAGTCCTTCTCCTTCGCCGGTGTCGAGGAGCTGAACAACGGCACCACCCCGCGCACGGTCAAGGTGACCACCGACACCGGCGTGGAGTTCGACGCGGTCGTCCGCATCGACACCCCGGGCGAGGCGGATTACTACCGCAACGGCGGCATCATGCAGTACGTGCTCCGCAACCTCATCCGCGGCTAA
- a CDS encoding carbohydrate ABC transporter permease encodes MTTVVKAPGEAAAEKKRASATGQPRKKRDSGSEGMVLNVFSHGFLAVWGILIILPLIWLVLGSFKTDVQIGESALSWPANWHFDAFPRAWDKGIGSYFANTLIVMVFSVPLTMLLGSMAAYVLARYPFRGNRPIYYFFVSGAMFPVFLALVPLFFMVKRLDMLNTFQGLILVYVAYSMPFTVFFMHSFFRTLPTAVHEAAVIDGASHTRIFFQVMMPMAKPGLISVGIFNVLGQWNQYILPSVLMQPQTGSDPERYMLTQGLIQLQYQMGYETDLPVLFAGVTIAMIPMLVVYLSFQRQIQAGLTSATLK; translated from the coding sequence ATGACCACAGTTGTCAAAGCACCGGGCGAGGCGGCAGCCGAGAAGAAGCGCGCCTCCGCCACCGGGCAGCCCCGCAAGAAGCGCGACAGCGGTTCCGAGGGCATGGTCCTCAACGTCTTCTCGCACGGGTTCCTCGCCGTGTGGGGGATATTGATCATCCTGCCCCTCATCTGGCTGGTGCTCGGTTCGTTCAAGACCGATGTGCAGATCGGTGAGTCGGCCCTGAGCTGGCCGGCCAACTGGCACTTCGACGCCTTCCCCCGCGCCTGGGACAAGGGCATCGGCAGCTACTTCGCCAACACCCTCATCGTGATGGTGTTCTCGGTCCCGCTGACGATGCTGCTCGGCTCGATGGCCGCGTACGTCCTGGCCCGCTACCCCTTCCGGGGCAACCGGCCGATCTACTACTTCTTCGTCAGCGGGGCCATGTTCCCGGTCTTCCTGGCGCTCGTCCCGCTGTTCTTCATGGTGAAGCGGCTGGACATGCTCAACACGTTCCAGGGCCTGATCCTGGTCTACGTGGCGTACTCGATGCCGTTCACCGTCTTCTTCATGCACTCCTTCTTCAGGACGCTGCCGACGGCCGTGCACGAGGCCGCCGTGATCGACGGGGCCTCCCACACCCGGATCTTCTTCCAGGTGATGATGCCGATGGCCAAGCCCGGCCTGATCAGCGTCGGGATATTCAATGTCCTGGGGCAGTGGAACCAGTACATCCTGCCGTCCGTGCTGATGCAGCCGCAGACCGGATCGGACCCCGAGCGCTACATGCTCACCCAGGGCCTGATCCAGCTGCAGTACCAGATGGGCTACGAGACGGACCTGCCGGTGCTGTTCGCCGGTGTGACCATCGCGATGATCCCGATGCTGGTGGTCTACCTGTCCTTCCAGCGGCAGATCCAGGCGGGACTGACCTCCGCCACCCTCAAGTAG
- a CDS encoding LacI family DNA-binding transcriptional regulator, translating into MPAPLRASGHVPMPPPAPVPGPTLADIARAAEVSTATVSHALNGTGRLGESTRRRVREVAGALGYGARRGPHNRSLGIAVTTYAGFAWDFARIAYYARLLIAATSAAHAHGYALTTLPADRGAEPLWHTLAVDGMLLLDSPADDPVLRALRARGLPVVFDGPPADPRPDDVWVDNDHTATAREVLDHLAASGARRIALHAGYGREFYTGAVTSAYEHWCAERGREPLVIPFDPHDDAGHAFDAAFAGPDRPDRQDRPDRQDRPDRQDRPDRQDRPDRQDRHERPDRPDAVYCVYDPGGRQVLAAAARHGIGIPGAGPAAGGLLLVCASEDPAYAENEPAVTTVTFDPERIAETAVSSLVKLIESGHAESPGRRVVPAGLRVRASSRGPGMY; encoded by the coding sequence GTGCCCGCCCCCCTTCGCGCATCCGGACACGTCCCGATGCCCCCGCCCGCGCCGGTCCCCGGGCCGACCCTCGCCGACATCGCCCGGGCCGCCGAGGTCTCCACCGCGACCGTCTCCCACGCGCTCAACGGCACCGGCCGCCTCGGCGAGTCCACCCGCCGCCGGGTCCGCGAGGTCGCCGGGGCCCTCGGCTACGGGGCCCGGCGCGGCCCGCACAACCGCAGCCTGGGCATCGCGGTGACCACGTACGCCGGCTTCGCCTGGGACTTCGCGCGGATCGCCTACTACGCCCGGCTGCTCATCGCGGCCACCTCGGCGGCGCACGCCCACGGCTACGCCCTGACCACGCTGCCCGCCGACCGCGGAGCCGAGCCGCTGTGGCACACCCTGGCGGTGGACGGGATGCTGCTGCTGGACAGTCCGGCCGACGACCCGGTGCTGCGCGCGCTGCGGGCGCGGGGGCTGCCGGTGGTCTTCGACGGGCCCCCGGCCGATCCGCGGCCGGACGACGTATGGGTGGACAACGACCACACCGCCACCGCCCGCGAGGTACTGGACCACCTGGCGGCCTCCGGCGCCCGGCGGATCGCGCTGCACGCGGGCTACGGCCGGGAGTTCTACACCGGGGCGGTCACGTCAGCCTATGAACACTGGTGCGCCGAACGGGGCCGGGAGCCGCTCGTGATCCCCTTCGACCCCCATGACGACGCCGGGCACGCCTTCGACGCAGCCTTCGCGGGACCGGACCGACCGGATCGGCAGGACCGACCGGATCGGCAGGACCGACCGGATCGGCAGGACCGACCGGATCGGCAGGACCGACCGGATCGGCAGGACCGGCACGAGCGACCGGACCGCCCCGACGCCGTCTACTGCGTATACGACCCGGGAGGCAGGCAGGTGCTGGCCGCCGCCGCGCGCCACGGCATCGGCATCCCCGGCGCCGGACCGGCGGCGGGAGGCCTCCTCCTGGTCTGCGCCAGCGAGGATCCGGCGTACGCCGAGAACGAACCCGCCGTGACCACCGTCACCTTCGATCCGGAGCGGATCGCCGAAACGGCGGTTTCGTCCCTGGTCAAGCTGATCGAATCCGGACATGCGGAATCCCCCGGGCGGCGGGTCGTCCCGGCGGGCCTGAGGGTGCGTGCCTCGTCCCGCGGCCCCGGCATGTACTAG
- the ngcE gene encoding N-acetylglucosamine/diacetylchitobiose ABC transporter substrate-binding protein, producing the protein MGSTSAHGENSNGEGFGRRDLIKRSAALGLIVVPTMSFLSACASGSDETTKGNESKVAVTKENPFGVAKGGKLDVVVFKGGYGDDYAKAWEAAFDKKWGTTSSHLSTQEITSKLQPRFNGGNPPDVVDDSGAQQIKLDVLAKGNQLADLTVVLDAPSLDDPAKKVRDTLMPGTIEGGMIGGKFVALQYVYTVWGLWYSGKLFKEKGWTAPKTWPEFMDICQKAKAAGIGGLAHQGKYPYYINVAIMDLIAKKGGLDAMKAIDNLEPNAFANNPVALEAVEAIYEIVEKDLLMAGTNGLTHTESQTQWNQGKAAFITSGSWLENEQLKQTPDDFDMQFLPMPVLPGSKLPFEAIRAGAGEPFIVPEKAANKAGGLEFLRSMLSREWSTLFAQQANSLTVLKDGVDPAVKLRPGTQSAVAALKAAGDNTFNYRYGDWYSEMGTELENASNELMAKRIQPKEWIKRAQAAVDKATKDPNAKNNKRS; encoded by the coding sequence ATGGGATCCACCTCCGCCCACGGCGAGAACAGCAACGGCGAGGGCTTCGGCCGCCGGGACCTGATCAAGCGCTCCGCGGCACTCGGCCTCATCGTGGTACCGACGATGAGCTTCCTGTCCGCCTGCGCCTCCGGCTCCGACGAGACCACCAAGGGCAACGAGTCCAAGGTGGCCGTCACCAAGGAGAACCCGTTCGGCGTCGCCAAGGGCGGCAAGCTCGACGTGGTCGTCTTCAAGGGCGGCTACGGCGACGACTACGCCAAGGCCTGGGAAGCCGCGTTCGACAAGAAGTGGGGCACCACTTCCTCGCACCTCTCCACCCAGGAGATCACCTCCAAGCTGCAGCCGCGCTTCAACGGCGGCAACCCGCCGGACGTCGTCGACGACTCCGGCGCCCAGCAGATCAAGCTGGACGTGCTCGCCAAGGGCAACCAGCTCGCGGACCTCACCGTCGTCCTCGACGCCCCGTCACTCGACGACCCGGCCAAGAAGGTCCGGGACACGCTGATGCCCGGGACCATCGAAGGCGGCATGATCGGCGGCAAGTTCGTCGCCCTGCAGTACGTCTACACGGTCTGGGGCCTGTGGTACTCGGGCAAGCTCTTCAAGGAGAAGGGCTGGACCGCGCCGAAGACCTGGCCCGAGTTCATGGACATCTGCCAGAAGGCCAAGGCGGCCGGCATCGGCGGCCTGGCCCACCAGGGCAAGTACCCGTACTACATCAACGTCGCCATCATGGACCTGATCGCCAAGAAGGGCGGCCTGGATGCCATGAAGGCGATCGACAACCTCGAGCCGAACGCCTTCGCGAACAACCCGGTCGCGCTGGAGGCCGTCGAGGCGATCTACGAGATCGTCGAGAAGGACCTGCTGATGGCCGGCACCAACGGCCTGACGCACACCGAGTCCCAGACCCAGTGGAACCAGGGCAAGGCCGCCTTCATCACCTCCGGCTCCTGGCTGGAGAACGAGCAGCTCAAGCAGACCCCGGACGACTTCGACATGCAGTTCCTGCCGATGCCGGTACTGCCCGGCTCGAAGCTGCCGTTCGAGGCCATCCGCGCCGGCGCCGGCGAGCCCTTCATCGTCCCGGAGAAGGCCGCCAACAAGGCCGGTGGCCTGGAGTTCCTCCGCTCGATGCTGTCCCGCGAGTGGTCGACCCTGTTCGCCCAGCAGGCCAACTCCCTCACCGTCCTCAAGGACGGCGTGGACCCGGCGGTCAAGCTCCGCCCGGGTACCCAGTCGGCCGTCGCCGCGCTCAAGGCGGCCGGGGACAACACCTTCAACTACCGCTACGGCGACTGGTACAGCGAGATGGGCACCGAGCTCGAGAACGCGTCCAATGAGCTGATGGCCAAGCGCATCCAGCCCAAGGAATGGATCAAGCGGGCCCAGGCTGCGGTAGACAAGGCCACGAAGGACCCGAACGCCAAGAACAACAAGCGCAGCTGA
- a CDS encoding MgtC/SapB family protein: MMLTEWEMAGHLVAALGFGAAIGLERQWRARMAGLRTNALVAGGAALFVLLSQYGFMSEVSEVQYDGSRVAAQIVSGIGFLGAGVIMRDGLSVRGLNTAATLWCSAAVGCLAGTGMFVLAACGTVGVVGANLLLRPLGRRMDREPGGGAEVATDFHFEAVCLEAEEAHIRHRLVDALGRPGYQLRSIRSQDGPEAGLVTVSALLTAEGEGGRMLEEAVSNLSLDPSVSAVSWSVVPDPSAA; the protein is encoded by the coding sequence ATGATGCTCACCGAATGGGAGATGGCCGGGCACCTGGTCGCGGCGCTCGGATTCGGGGCGGCCATCGGCCTGGAACGGCAGTGGCGGGCCCGGATGGCGGGCCTGCGGACCAACGCCCTGGTGGCGGGCGGGGCCGCGCTGTTCGTACTGCTCTCGCAGTACGGGTTCATGAGCGAGGTCTCGGAGGTCCAGTACGACGGCTCGCGGGTCGCCGCCCAGATCGTCTCGGGGATCGGTTTCCTGGGCGCCGGCGTGATCATGCGCGACGGGCTGAGCGTCCGGGGACTGAACACGGCCGCCACCCTGTGGTGTTCGGCGGCCGTGGGCTGCCTGGCCGGCACCGGGATGTTCGTCCTGGCGGCCTGCGGCACGGTGGGCGTGGTGGGGGCGAACCTCCTGCTGCGCCCGCTGGGCCGGCGGATGGACCGCGAGCCGGGGGGCGGGGCCGAGGTGGCCACCGACTTCCACTTCGAGGCCGTGTGCCTGGAGGCCGAGGAGGCCCACATCCGGCACCGGCTGGTCGACGCGCTGGGCCGGCCGGGCTACCAGCTGCGCTCGATCCGCAGCCAGGACGGCCCGGAGGCCGGCCTGGTGACGGTGTCCGCGCTGCTGACCGCCGAGGGCGAGGGGGGCCGGATGCTCGAGGAAGCCGTCAGCAACCTCTCTCTCGACCCCTCCGTCTCGGCGGTCAGCTGGTCGGTGGTGCCCGACCCCTCCGCTGCGTGA
- a CDS encoding carbohydrate ABC transporter permease, translating into MSHVANSKGRGGFIAGFLILPLALYLTFVIWPYIQTFGYSFTNWTGQSPTFDFVGLDNYSALMKDEVFRGALLHNLLLLVFVPTITILIALFFAFMLNAGGRGGAGGVQGVAGSALYKVIYFFPQVLSLAILAVLFGAVYRSDEGGLLNGFLTKLGLVDPAHPIEWLNEPNFVLWCLLLVVVWHGVGFYLVLFSAAMQSIPKDIYEAALLDGAKRAQTFFKVTLPLLWDSVQTSAVYLGIAAMDMFVLVSTMTSGQFGGGPDHHSEVMATVLMRNFLYFGKAGYACAMGVVMLVLTLILSAITLRATRREHVEF; encoded by the coding sequence ATGAGCCACGTAGCAAACAGCAAGGGGCGGGGCGGCTTCATCGCCGGCTTCCTCATCCTGCCCCTCGCGTTGTACCTGACCTTTGTCATCTGGCCGTACATTCAGACGTTCGGCTATTCCTTCACCAACTGGACGGGTCAGTCACCGACCTTCGACTTCGTCGGGCTGGACAACTACTCGGCCCTCATGAAGGACGAGGTCTTCCGCGGCGCGCTGCTGCACAACCTGCTGCTCCTGGTGTTCGTCCCGACGATCACCATCCTGATCGCCCTGTTCTTCGCCTTCATGCTGAACGCCGGTGGGCGCGGCGGAGCCGGCGGAGTCCAGGGGGTGGCGGGCTCCGCCCTCTACAAGGTGATCTACTTCTTCCCGCAGGTCCTCTCCCTCGCCATCCTCGCGGTGCTCTTCGGAGCCGTGTACCGCAGTGACGAGGGAGGGCTGCTGAATGGATTCCTCACCAAACTGGGCCTGGTCGATCCGGCCCACCCCATCGAATGGCTCAACGAGCCGAACTTCGTTCTCTGGTGCCTGCTGCTCGTCGTGGTCTGGCACGGGGTCGGCTTCTACCTCGTCCTCTTCTCGGCCGCGATGCAGTCGATCCCCAAGGACATCTACGAAGCCGCCCTGCTCGACGGCGCGAAGCGCGCCCAGACCTTCTTCAAGGTCACGCTGCCCCTGCTGTGGGATTCTGTACAGACTTCCGCGGTCTATCTGGGCATCGCCGCGATGGACATGTTCGTCCTCGTGTCGACCATGACCTCGGGCCAGTTCGGCGGCGGACCGGACCACCACAGCGAGGTCATGGCGACGGTGCTGATGCGTAACTTCCTCTACTTCGGCAAGGCCGGCTACGCCTGCGCCATGGGGGTCGTGATGCTCGTCCTCACCCTGATCCTCTCCGCCATCACGCTGCGGGCCACTCGCCGCGAGCACGTCGAGTTCTAG